From the genome of Solanum pennellii chromosome 6, SPENNV200:
AGAATACTTTCACCCATCATAGTACCCTAACTTTACCGGAAAATTTGCAGCAGAGCAGATAGCAGATTTTGAACGCTTTTCTGATATCTTGTTGTTCCCCATCACAAACTAGAACATAATACGACGTCAGTAGAGGAAAATGATCGGCTCATGCTTAGCATAAAGAAGATAACCAAATGCAGCAGAAAATGATGCCTCAAATAAAGGATCCCCTCTCTGCCAACCCAGCTATATCAGTGTACCATTATGTACCTCGAATTGTGTCCACTCGATCAATGACATCCAAAGCTTTGAGTCGATCCATGTTAAAATCGATTACTGGAACAGAAGACAGTCTCCTGACGGGAAAGGGATCCTTCTTGGTTTCACGTATAGGGGAATGGTTACTACTCTTACTCAGCCTGTGGAACTTGCTCAACCTAGTTCTTGCAGTAGCGAATTCTTGGGACTTGCTAATTCCGGGTGTCAGTTTTCTCTTGCTTACATCCCGAAGCATCTCTTGGTCTTCAACTGTTAATGTGGAAGATGGAGAACTTGGCTTGTGTGTTAACTGATTCATCTTTTGATTAGGGTAACAACATGGAGATTTTACAGGAGATCTGATTCCGCCATTTGTAGAATTTCTCGACTGAGTGACAAGATAGTGAAGCCACACCACCAGTTCAAGAATATAAGCTTCGGTTTTCTCCTTATCAGCATGATATAGTGTCTCAATTCGAAGTAGATCAGTCTGGCCAGCAGGTTTCCTGTTCATTTCAGACCAAATGAATATATATGCTTGCCATAAAATTGGTTCAATCGGTAAAGAACAAGTTTCTTATAATTGAGCTCACCCTGTATTTGCCCATTCTCCAACCCATCCAAAGCCATGGTGGGCCCTGTAAAATAAGAGTAAAGGCAGTGGATCTTCATCAGAAAAAAGGAGACGGGGAGGATATAACACATATACCTTTTCACACAAAATGGACAGAAGTTGAGGGAAGAAAACTCCAATGCAACTCCTTTTAGTAGGCCAAAGGCCTGAGTtattaaggagaaaaataaggATGCTATACTGATAAGATGAGAAACTACACTTGATCTTAGCCAAGGAACTGAAACATAAGCACATCAAGGAATCTAATATGAAGAAACTATTTTTTACATTCTTTCGCCTTCAAATCCAAAACACAGAAACAAGACACTCTTCTTTTGCTTTCTTTCCTTctacatgattttattttttcctaatccaaatatACTATAGGGAACAATATAGCACTCTTCATACAATTGCCCTTATTTAACATTGCTCTATTTAGCTCATTTAAAATCTACAAGAGAAGAAAGATAACCTCCAAGCAAACAACctaatgaataatgaaatctatcatcttcttaaaaaaatcattgatTTTAGTACGATTTGGATTCACATCACTCACCTATCGGAAAACCACAgtcaaaagaaaactcaaatTAGAATTACTTTAGAGTACCCACTGATATAATATAGCTGACCAGAAAAGCCTCTTTGGACTAAGAAACATATGAAGAATCACTGGAAAGCTataattgaagaatatattgctaggaaattgatgttttacttGGTTGTGTTGGTTGCCACGGGAACAAGCCACTGCAGCGTTTTCTCCATTTCAGCCTTGATTTGTTGCACAGTTAACTGCACAATACGAGTATCTGGAGTATTACTAACATTCAATGGCCTAGAAGGCAGAAACTTGAGAATACCCCACAAAAAAAAACCTTGAAAGACAAAATAAAGAGTACCTCTTCCTTGAGCTGGAAGGATTGTAATTTGAATCGCAAAGCTGACTTAATGCTTGGTGGCAACCCTTGGTATAAAGCATCTCTTGTATTTGGGGGCACCGAACCTGATCGCGTGACCTGatcatataaaatatgataCTCACTTTTTGTTTCTGATTAGAAATGTCAACAAAGaacataattatacaaataattattatacaATTTGACAACATAACTAATCCAGAAAACAAATTTGTTACAATTTCAGCACGATTGTGAGACTGTAAGAAGTATGATTCCATTACTTAGGCACCTCTACAGTCTGAAGAAAGAGAGCTAAAATGGAGAAACGCCCGAACTTAGGATACTAGAGCAACTGCTATGCTGCTCGGACATGAATGCGGATCTAAGGGTCGGATTCTTCATCACATAAATTTTAGGATTGGGGTATGAATCCGAGTTCAGATACGGGTGCAGGGCTATGACCaataaatgtttattatgaCATATAAAGTAAATATATCGACTAGTTAAAGTTATTGAACTAAACCTTCATTCCTTCTAAACACCAACATTTTATTCTTATCTCACGAAATAGAAAAgtgttcttatatatatatatatatatatatatatatatatatatatatattNNNNNNNNNNNNNNNNNNNNNNNNNNNNNNNNNNNNNNNNNNNNNNNNNNNNNNNNNNNNNNNNNNNNNNNNNNNNNNNNNNNNNNNNNNNNNNNNNNNNNNNNNNNNNNNNNNNNNNNNNNNNNNNNNNNNNNNNNNNNNNNNNNNNNNNNNNNNNNNNNNNNNNNNNNNNNNNNNNNNNNNNNNNNNNNNNNNNNNNNNNNNNNNNNNNNNNNNNNNNNNNNNNNNNNNNNNNNNNNNNNNNNNNNNNNNNNNNNNNNNNNNNNNNNNNNNNNNNNNNNNNNNNNNNNNNNNNNNNNNNNNNNNNNNNNNNNNNNNNNNNNNNNNNNNNNNNNNNNNNNNNNNNNNNNNNNNNNNNNNNNNNNNNNNNNNNNNNNNNNNNNNNNNNNNNNNNNNNNNNNNNNNNNNNNNNNNNNNNNNNNNNNNNNNNNNNNNNNNNNNNNNNNNNNNNNNNNNtatatatatatatatatttatttatatgacataaaaccaaaaatcaaactaaataCCCAATCAATATTTACTTCTTGGTCTAGATGGTCAAAGTACCCAAGATAAGCTGACCAAATCAGTTATGGATCCCACACCCATGTTGTCTCAGCACGGGTGTGGCAGGGATTTTGAAGAGTCCGCCTAACATAGAGAGTAGGCATTTCTCATAAAAATTCTCATACAATGTATCTAGCTTGTCTAGCGAGAATATTTATTAGAAGAAATATAACTAATCAAAAAAATTGCTCTGGCACCACAACTATGGCTGGGTTACCCAAAAATTTCATTTGAACTAATCTACATTCCAGCTAAGTTAGTAACAATAGACTTCCAAATATTTACAGGTCCCCAAGACCCAAACATGAGGCATATAAGCCAGCTATACATGAGGACCATAAAGTTTGGGTAACAAAGAAAAGATTACAAGCTATACACAAGGACCATTAAGTTTGGGTAACatattacatgtttttttttccaaaaaaaaaaaaaaaacgaagtcaaacatcaaattcaagtcaaaaagaaaaaaacgcCTAAGTTAATATAATAAACCCACCTACTTATGATTCGAGTTCttcaaaaaaatacaatattaaacAGTAAGTGAGATGATGAAAACCATGAAAGCACTTAGAGTACGATTTCAAATGCCTGCTATAATAAATCACAACCTTAAAGTACTGCTATCTTCACATGAACAATTCACACCTGATCTTGGAGTTCTAGCTATCgatttaaaattctaattatgatatgaaattcaCAAAGACAATGGCAATTTGAGTATTTTCACTGTGGCAGTTCTTGCAGCATTTGTTTTTGGTCCAATTGATAGAActctattttttattgtgattacTGATAGATATTAGAGCATACAGCTTTATGAAACATATAAAGAGATGAAAGCATATCTATTGGGATAAGATGATGATTTACAAGGAAGATAAATGCTTGACATATTTATGacgagaaacaaaaaaagtatcACCTTCATTCCACATTTCCATCAAGGATATGAATGAAATCAAAAGATTAAATGATAGCGTCAAAAATGCTGATTCTCTAATAATTGTATGTGCATGAAATGCTTACAAGCGTATCAATCTGAGTAATGATATTTGCATAATGTAATGCAAGACCAGCAGATCCTAATCTCTGATGGTTGTTTTTTATTGGACGGTCTCCATCTGCAAGGTTTGGCAAAATTATAGCAGTCAGgtaaaaaattgtacaattcaGTCACTCAAAAACAAATTGAAGGCATAAAAGGAATGATTTAACTCTAAATGCTCAGCACCTATAGAATAcgagttaaaaaaatatttaactgtTTCGATTGATTTTGTCTATTCCTGCCTTATAAAACAAAATACACCTTTCCTTATAGGAACAAATGAATCAGCATCATGAGCTGTAATATAAGCATAGGCAATAACAAACAAGCACGATTGTTCTGCCATGACAATGACTTCTGACTCTATTAGTTACATAATAAACTCCGATAACTCATAATTCAACCTAGATTATGATTTCCCTTGATCACCACATGTGCATCAGCAACAGTAACTGTTTGTACACATAACAGATAAAATTGATAGGTAGCCGTTGTACCCAATCTTTACTCACCTAGTGAATAGCAAGACGTGCTAATTTTCTAGTCTATAATGTAGAAACAAATTGTTGTTTACACTTAAAACTAAACGAGCAGTTGACACATGAGCAAAATGTAAAACTGAATGTCAATCACGATATAGGCAGACAACAATGATCCTAGAATCATGATAAAAGTGAACTTGAAGTTCCAAAAGCATTACCAGAGTTGCCAAATGCAGCATGGATCTCCAAATGGAGGAAGTGGACAATGTCCACAAGCTTTTCCATCACCTTCAATTATGGCAAAGCAGATGTTAGATAgtcaattcaaatttgaaaggAACCTCGCCAGCTTATCTTAAACAGACCACCCATCTTGTGCAGTATGTAGAAACTAGATACCACATTACCAGTATCAAATTTAAGATCAAGGTAAAAGATAAAGCAGGACTGAATTGCTACCTCTTCCAATATCTTCGACCAGAGAGACttctttttcaaacttttgacaTGTTTCTTTTGACTTTTCAACTCTGCTCTCAAAATTGCAAGGCTGTCTCCTGCATATTTATATGTTAAGAGGAATATTAGACAAGAATATAAGAAATCAGTAGGAAGAAAACAGATACAAAtgacaaaagtaaaaaaagaagcTGCAAGAGTAAGCAAAGGTTACTAGATTAAGTAAGAAGAGTCTCACGTCCTCCACAGAATCACATGACGTTACACAAACAAACTTCACACTAACTAGAAGTACAAAATAGTCTCAACAAACAGTAACCACAAGGAAAAAATGTCCTCAATGCTGTTTAGAATCAGTAAGATGTCTATATCtctatatttttgaattagttATCAGATTCGATATATGATGTTCTCTAAATCTAATTGATTCCTAATATTCTCCAGCTATGACTTCCATCCATAGAGCTTGCTTCTCTTTTGCAAATGAAGGTCTAGGAGGACTTCAATGGCAGCATCAGAATTAAAAGTGGACTTGAGCCAACCAGGTCTAAAACCATGTTCAGAATACATATCTAGAAAACAACAGTAGTAGCTAGAATCTACCCGTTCAAGATTTCTTCATTAAACTATTTGTAGCACCCTGTGGAAACCCCAAGCAGGAGTGTTCTATCTAGGCCCACAATACCTAACATGCTGGTGATTTAGTTCCTAATGATATGAGAAACTGGAGGAAGTTCATCGTATAGAAATAGTTTATATAAACTTAGAGCTAATGCAGATCTGCTGATTTAAAATAGTTAGGTAACAAAGATAgaggataatatgaatatatgtggatAGATGACCTTTCTGAGTAGCATTTGAAGTATCCTCTTCTTG
Proteins encoded in this window:
- the LOC107023567 gene encoding uncharacterized protein LOC107023567 isoform X1 — encoded protein: MGGLCSRRATSENTTGRSIPHVNGHFNYGAGTVYQSHRLPPQANNDSMQSPLGESTENQPSEPVFSFPELNAASHGVEMDAINDGIPRLSRALSNKTRPTRSKQVAMAKVSEVSSLLGRAGTAGLGKAVDVLDTLGSSMTNLNLSGGFASSMATKGNKISILSFEVANTIVKGANLMYSLSNENIKHLKEVVLPSEGVQLLISKDMDELFRIAAADKRDELKIFSCEVVRFGNSCKDPQWHNLDRYFEKLESELTPHKQLKEEAETVMLHLMTLVQYTAELYHELHALDRIEQDCRRKAQEEDTSNATQKGDSLAILRAELKSQKKHVKSLKKKSLWSKILEEVMEKLVDIVHFLHLEIHAAFGNSDGDRPIKNNHQRLGSAGLALHYANIITQIDTLVTRSGSVPPNTRDALYQGLPPSIKSALRFKLQSFQLKEELTVQQIKAEMEKTLQWLVPVATNTTKAHHGFGWVGEWANTGKPAGQTDLLRIETLYHADKEKTEAYILELVVWLHYLVTQSRNSTNGGIRSPVKSPCCYPNQKMNQLTHKPSSPSSTLTVEDQEMLRDVSKRKLTPGISKSQEFATARTRLSKFHRLSKSSNHSPIRETKKDPFPVRRLSSVPVIDFNMDRLKALDVIDRVDTIRGT